Proteins from one Fragaria vesca subsp. vesca linkage group LG6, FraVesHawaii_1.0, whole genome shotgun sequence genomic window:
- the LOC101297177 gene encoding uncharacterized protein LOC101297177, protein MERLLESYDGCTDYDVGDVPKVVVDTTAGVAVQERMGKKKASGETKGTGKTKATWPDDIVAIFCDIARKEVAKENRPGTHFDKKGWENVARAFNDPTRRDYTKGQLKNKWDSLKNDWKLWSSLLHQETGIGWDPIKKTVDSSAKWWKSKIKMFKGSVALGQSVMIPLASIVGEEVLEDFEHDEDEDPDPVEDIQGRGEKRTTVERQTEGTKDKCVLKGANGKKERVGGAAKLSKQIDRLVEVVESRSTTTSIPTST, encoded by the exons ATGGAGAGGCTGTTGGAAAGCTACGACGGTTGCACCGATTATGACGTAGGGGACGTGCCGAAGGTGGTGGTGGATACTACGGCGGGTGTCGCGGTTCAGGAGCGC ATGGGAAAGAAGAAAGCTAGTGGTGAAACTAAGGGAACTGGGAAAACAAAGGCCACATGGCCTGATGATATAGTAGCTATATTTTGTGATATAGCTCGTAAGGAAGTTGCAAAGGAAAATAGGCCAGGTACTCATTTTGATAAAAAGGGATGGGAAAATGTTGCCAGAGCCTTTAATGACCCAACCAGAAGAGATTATACTAAAGGCCAGTTGAAGAACAAATGGGATTCACTTAAAAATGACTGGAAATTGTGGAGTTCTCTATTGCATCAGGAAACTGGTATTGGATGGGATCCTATTAAGAAAACTGTCGATTCATCTGCTAAATGGTGGAAAAGTAAAATTAAG ATGTTCAAAGGTAGCGTAGCTCTAGGGCAATCTGTCATGATTCCCTTAGCTAGTATAGTTGGTGAAGAGGTATTGGAGGATTTTGAGCATGATGAGGATGAGGATCCCGATCCCGTGGAAGATATTCAAGGAAGGGGGGAAAAGAGAACAACTGTGGAAAGGCAAACAGAAGGTACTAAAGACAAATGTGTTTTAAAAGGGGCAAATGGGAAGAAAGAAAGGGTGGGAGGTGCGGCAAAATTGTCTAAACAAATTGATCGCCTTGTCGAAGTAGTTGAGAGTAGGAGTACAACTACATCAATTCCCACAAGTACATAA